TTGCTTGATTTAAGTATGTTTTACTCTATTGTGTTTGCGTAAACAGAGAATTAAATTGAAAATCAGAATTTTAATGGTAGAGGTTCCTTTTAGGAGGACTTTAATCACCTTCATCGATCCTCTACCCTTGCTGAAAATATCTACTAATAAATTGTTTGAGCTAGTTAGTCCTCATTCATTGTACATGTTAAGAGATAAGGATACggtaatatacatatatatactctCAAAGATGACGAAGTAGATTATTATGTTGTTTTAATACACAAAGGTTCACTAACTATACAGTGAGTAGGATTatatttttaaaccaaaaagGTCACGGTTATTCAGATATCTCCTCAAGATTCTTCTAGGGCAACATCACTACAGAAAGGTTACTTGTCCCCTGAAAATATCTGATATTCTGGATATTCCACTTCCATCATCTTCTTATAGTGTTCTTTTAATTGAAggatctattctattctattctattctattctattctattctattctattctattctattctctaCATACATTTCTTTCCAGATAATAatgctgaggattttttttttttctaaaagaaaaacttcATTTAGTTGTCAGTCCTAATACTTATAGGCACTTTCCTATTTACCTACCCACAACTGAATAATAAGAGTTCCAGTGAGTACTTCTATAGCACAGTCCACAAAGGTCTATGAAATATATAACATGATATAAATAATACTTACCTCCCAATGCTGTTTATTAGGTATGCATCCTAAAACATACCCTTATTTGATTTTACCAAGGTCAGTCCCTAATGAATAATTAACATCAAAATAGTAAAACTTGACGTAAGAGCTAATCAAGATTCAAAAACTTTTTCATGGACATTACAGCTGCTGCAGCAATGTTTCATGAAGTTGCCTTTTTCAAGTATGCAATGAGATCAGCTCTTTCATTCTGCTTTTTCACTCCAGCAAAAATCATGTTTCTACCAGGAACGTATTACTTGATTCAAGCTATTAATTACAAATACAGTACCCTTTTCTGGTTACTAAGGTGCTTTAGAATtagctggttttattttcctgtgttttctagGAAATGTGTATTTTCATTGCAGACAattcctgaaaaacagaagccATAATAAAATAcaagtgtatggggatatagtggaagatttggcaaggagattagttaaatgtaaatacactcaagtgacttgcacctgtctgtagaaaaagcacatacatcacactaattgttttactgaccttgtggtcttgatgagtagaacctctgtattAGATAACACAGACCTGTGAGAAAtactaggcaccttatcactgtgtctgaaattcctgctttgttgtgagaaagagcaagaggctgtgactgcctgaagccttgaaatacaggtgagctcagcaggcccagggatcttccagcagggctgaactgaccagcgcctgcgtccctgctggtgtcacctctgcctggaagcttaggtgcgactttggagatcccccagtagagaggcaaCTAAAATAGAACTTGctttttgcaatgcattcgtggcctcttgctcttcttgcgacgtgcctgtgtatgtgtacacaacaAGGCTGGCCTAACGTCATATATTTATGAAAATACTGATAGTCTCAAGTCAAAGGTGTGGTGTTACTGAACATAATATGCCTAGAATCCAAGAGGAATGTGACGAGAAATGATACATAATATAAATCGCACAAGGTATACATTGTCTTTATGTCACTTTTATAACTCAGCCATAAATCCTTTTTGCATCATGGAGAGTTACAATTCTTTGCACATTTCACATGCAACTACTTATTATTTCTAAACCGTGTAAGTATCTTTGTAATTCCAGTATCCAATTGTTGAAAATTAGCATCCACAGGTTGACGTGAAATTCCTCAAGGCTGTGCTCCATTGAAGGGCATCAGAAAAAGGGTTGTCAACAGCCAGTTCCTGGAATTTCTTGACAGAAGTTGAAAAAACATTGGTGTTTCATTGAAATCCTTCTAAAACCTATCTCTGTCAACAGAAGCCTACCATTGTACTGAAGACCACTGAAATACCTATAACAACATGTCTGAGTTTCTCTTCTGTCCTCTGGAGTCATCACTTCCCATTGTCTAAAGTGGATTTAGATATCACTTTGATGGGGATCTTTTAAAAACTTCTACTAACATCTGTATGATATGTTCACTAGGTTTATAATGAGAAAAAATAGTTAATAGATGCTGACAATGTTTTGTATGAAGGAAGTCCCAGTGGAAAGTCAAAATCACACAACATTTCCTAGAAAtcacataaaaataaaaccagccaaTTCTAGAGCACCTTAGTAACCAGAAAAAAAGGACTGTGTTTGTAATTAATAGCTTGAATCAAATAATATAATTTATAtagaaataatataaataaaaccaATGAAACCCACACAGAATTActttcaatttttatttatttccactGCTTTTCAAGTCTGACTGAAAACCACAAGATATGCCATAGCTTACGTGTAGGTGATGGTGTTTAATCAAGTGTTCCGAGCAAAACAACTGCAGCACACCACGATGCCAGTAGAGGGTAGTGACCAGCAAACAAATCTAAAAGCGCTCTTAAGAAACAGAAGCGAAAATCTGCCCACTGATACTACAAAGTTCCGGGGAAGCCATATAGCTTCTGACCTGGTGTGCTAAGTGTTGGTAACGTTTCTTTTTAATATAGGGACTGAGCATTTTTGTTCCTGAAACTATACTTCAGATTCATCTTGCAATAATGCAAAGTAAACAGTTTCAAGAGTAACTCCTTGTGTGTAAGGCTTTCTATTGCACCtctaaagaaaaaagtgtttttttttcctcccaacacTGCACCTCATCCATGTCACCTGTtagctttatttttgttcttgtttgcctCCGAGTAAGAAAATACTGCAGCCTGTCCTGTTCTGCTGCCAAATATACCCCAAAGATTTGGTCCTGTTTGTGCTTTCCACCTCTTTCAACTGTATGGCACTGagcacatttctgaaaaaagacCCAACAGGCTGGAGAATGTTCTGACAGGAGTATCAAGAAGTTCAAGAATGGGaattgcaaagtcctgcacctgggaacaaccccatgcaccagtacctGCTAGGGTCTGACCAGCTGAAAGTGGCTTTGCAGAAAGGACTTGGGCATcatggtggacaccaagttgaatatgagccagcaacaTGCCTTTGTGGCAAAGAAGGCTGCTGGTATCCCTGGCTACAGTGGGAGTGTCACCAGTAGGACAAGGGAGGTGACCCTTTCCCTCTGCTCAgggctggtgaggccacacctggagtactgtacTCTGCACAGTACACTGACATACTGGAGAGAGGGCAGCGAAGGGCTGCTAAGATGGCTAAGGAACTGGAGGATCTTTTCCATTAGGAAAGACTGAtaaagctgggactgtttagctcAGAGAAGGCTCAGCATCGATGTTATCAGTACATATAAACAGCTGAAGGGAGGGAATGAAGAAGACAGAtgcagactcttctcagtggtgcccagggacaGACCCGAGGcaataggcacaaactgaaacacaggacgtTCTGTCTGAAcgtcaggaaacactttttcattgtgagggtgaccgagcactgacacaggttgcctAAAGATGTTGTGGAATCTCCCGCCCTGGAGAAATTCAAAAGCTGTTGGTCACGGCCCAGGACAGCCGGCTGCAGGTGTCCCTGCCCGGACGGGGTTTGGCCCCGCCGGCCTCCGGAAGTTCCTCCCGTTCGGTGCCTGCGACAGGGCTGCTGCCCGCGCACTGCCAGGGGCGGCGGGGAGCCCGGGGGCGCCTCTCCTGGGTACCAACCCTCCGGGTTACGCCTCACAGCCCAGCCAAAAGCGACGCTGCCCCATCCGCAGGCCAGCCGCTGAAGTCCGGCGTGAGGCAGGCCACAAAACCCTCCCAACCTCCCACAGCCAGCGAAGCCTCGGCCGAGATTAGGAGCAGAGAggcgggcgcggcgcggcggAAGAGGCGGAGGATACGTCGTTTCCTCGGCGGAAAGGGGGTTGCGATCGTTCCCCGCCGGCCTCCGAGAAAAGCCAGTGGTCCGTAGCGGCCTCGCTATGGAGGAGAGCAGCGGTTTCCGTTTGTCGGCCGAGTGCCTGGATGAGCCGCCCAACAGCCGCATCTTCGTGGTGCTGGGCAAGGACACCGGGGAGGCGCTGATCCGGGAGCGCTTCTCGCCCTACGGGGACATACAGAACATCTGGCTGCTGCGTGACAAGCGCACCAATGAGTCCCGCGGCATCGCCTTCATCAAGTTCGCCCGCAGCTCGCAGGCCTGCAAGGCCATGGAGGAGATGCACGGCCGCAGCCTGGCCCCCGACACCAAGCCCATCAAGGTACGGCCGCCGCGTGGCGGCCCCGCTCCCTTCCCAGCATGGCGGCCGCGAAGGGCGGCAGGCCTCGGCCGCCGCTCGGGTCTTGTCGCTTGTGGGCAGCACTGACCTACGCGGGGGCAGCGGGGAGCCCTtcggcggggccgggctgcgggacGGCTGGTGGTGGAGGCCCGCCGGGAGCAGCCCCTGAAAGCCCGAAGCGAGTCGACGACCTCGCTTGGCGGCGAGCGGCCGTGGGGAGCCCAGGCCCCGCTCCTCGGGGCCTGCTCGCCGCACATACAGCTGGTGGTGCCACTTGTTGGGCCAGAGCGGGGTGGGCCGGCTCGTCCCACCTTTGCCTGACGTTCCCACGCGTGGGATAAGCTGCAGCAGGCCTGCGGAAAACGTAGAACCTGGAAATTAGCTTTTCCTTTgttattgtttggtttggggtttgttgtcttttctgttgtgtggatttgtttgggtttttttttggggggggggtttggtgttttgtttggtttttgtggtttttttttgtttgtttttttttttttaatcttgagggCATTTCTGTGAAATATTCGAAGACAGCAGATTTTGAGTGTTGTAAACAAGATCCACATGGATTAAGTAGAGCTGGCTTTCAATACTATTTTATATTGGGTTTGTATTTTGtgcacagtttttttttttcaattttttttttcctcactgtcaGCTTTCAACCTTTTGAATTGTTTTTGTATTCCTCAAGTACTGAGAAGATATTAATCACTTTGACCAGTGAAAAAAGGTTCCATGTGTTTCATTTGAAAAAGCAATTGAGTCCGTAAAATCTTTTCTGAAGAACTTGCCATTAGAAGCCAAGAGATCAGAGCTGTATTTCTTACTCCCCTGCATGGCCATTAGAATAATAATTTAAGAGCTTTGCGGAATCAGTTACTACTTTTGTGTCAGAGGCTTACTTTAAAAGTTGTTTGTGTTTCTCTTAATTGCTTGggtttttctgatttgttttggttggttggtttttgtgtgtgtgtggttgtctTCTGTGGTGCACTtttgagaagaaatttgtttCAGTAATAAAAAAAGATTTTAACAGTTACATAGGTGAAGTTGTGATCCTTCATAGAGCACTAGATGTGCACACTTTGGCCCAGCTGAGCAGTGACCTGCAGCAGCAAGGCTTCATTAAGCtgctgggcttttttgtttgcttgcttattttttgttGCTATGGCTATACAAGGCCTGTTGCAGTATTGCATTTGTTGCTGCCTCATATGCCACCTGCGACATTGACAGTGCTGCTGAATCAGGCTTTGGAATTCCTGACAGTTCATCATTACCTCCAGTGAGAACTTCTGCTGGCCCCTGTCCTGTTTGAGAAACCATTTGAGGTGTATTGTATTTGTAGGTCTTTTGTCATAGATGCATTTGTGATCAGAAacgtttggttgtttgttttttttttttttttttttttttaaatacggtTAAGACCCTTTCTCCAGTAATTAATGTCTTTGTAATTATTTCATTAGGTATTTATTGCACAGTCAAGAGCTTCTGGAAGCCACCGAGATGTTGAAGATGAGGAGCTTACACAAATCTTTGTTATGATACCAAAAACCTATACGGAGGAAGATCTGCGAGAGAAATTTAAGGTACTGATTAGTTGTTTCTTAATTGTTATTTGAAACTGGCTTTTTCTTCTTTAGTTTTTCTAGAAGAGTTTAACGCGTGGAACTTTAATGCATTTCAAATATTGTAAATTAAtaccctttttaatttttctagatGTATGGAGACATTGAATATTGCAGCATTATTAAAAACAAGACTACTGGAGAAAGTAAAGGTTTGGGCTACGTGAGGTATTTAAAACCATCGCAAGCTGCCCGAGCAATTGAAGAGTGTGACCGAAGTAAGAATTTGACTGACTTATTTCAAATTTTTCACAATAAGTATGTATTATTGTTGATGTACTTTTAATTTTAAGTTTTGTTTGCAGGCAAATTATTTATGATGTAAACACATCTTGAGACAGAGTTACATTGCAATTAAAAGCCAGTATTATTAACATTAATTGAGAACAAACACCTGATTATATTCTTGCAGGACCAACCTGCAAGTAAAATCAGTGAAAAGAGCTTTGAAATGGATGTAGAGTTTTCTTTCATGTGTTATTATTGGTCTGTAATGTAGGCTTCAAAACACAGGAAAACCTCATTGTACTGTATCCCAGGAATATGCATTTTTAGTCGTATCTTCTATATAAAATGAATTTTTATATAAAAACATATCTAATAATCCATGGAGATTCTGTTGTGGTTATGCAtgtgctttcccccctcccccccattaATACACGTAATAATTCTACATCATCTCTATCGTAAGTCGTTCTACAAAAAAGATATTTGTGACAATTGTTGCATAGGAATACAAGTATGAGATTACTTAGCagttaaaatttatttcttttctgctgtGAAGATAAAATGAAGTTATTTGGATATCATGAAGGTAATACCTAATTCTTTCATAAAAGCAAAATCTAGCCCAGTACAAAACATACATGAACTGTTGTTACAGCATGCAAGTTCAGGTGGTTGCCTCTGGAGTATCTCTGAATCCTGCTGAGTATCGCcaaatggctgaggttggaaggtcACCTCTGGTGGTTGTTCTGCCCGGCCTCCCTGCTCAAGCAGTGTTACCAGAGTTGCCCAGAACTGTGcccaggtggcttttgaatatctccaaggatggagactccacagcctccctgggcaacctgtgccccGTCACCCTCACAGCAAGTAGCAGTGTCTGGTTTGTGACTAGGAGTAGCTCTGTGTGAAACTTTAATACAATTATTATGACAGACTTCAACAGTTACAGATTAGTTATTTTCCTAAAGCCAGCACTTACTGAGTTTTCTGAAtaatatgtttttaaatacagtaCTTCAAGAATGCAGATCCAGTCAGGTAATTCACATGTGCTGAGGTATTGTAATACATGTGGTTATGTCTTTCAGGCTTCAGGGCCATTTTGGCTGAACCTAAAAACAAGTCATCAGAGTCTTTTGAACACGATTATTACTGTAATAACATGAGACAAGACATTAGAGGAAATACGCTTCCATTTTGTAAGTCACAGCTTTTTATACTAAAAATGATTTGTAGCCATGAATACAGTCACAAAGTAAGAATGCAGTTTGGTAAAAGGGAAGCTAACAGGGGCTTACATCAATGCTTAAATAGTGAAAGAGTAGATGGGTGTTGGAGTTAGAAACAATTTGGGTattttgtttcaatatttttatGGCTCGCTTTGCTCTAGTTGGCCCATTATTTTGTGACTTGGATTGGTGATATAAATATGTTACCTTTAGTATATGGTTGACCTAGATTACTTTTAAAAGTTGAATGAAAAATATGTATGAAATGAAGGCATGCTAGTGTGATgattcaaattatttattttaatgttgatTATTGAGGTGGGCAGCCAGAGTTTTGTAGTTTTGAAAAAAACGAGAGCAGAATTCAAGAGTCAGTCTCCAAACGTCTGTCAGTGTTATCGCGGCTTCCCTTTATCCAAGAGCAGCTGTTCGCCCTCTTTGATCTAGTCCCAGGACTGGAATATTGTGATGTTCAGCGTGATCCTCATACAAATAGTGGTAAGTGAAGGtacaacattttttattttgtgaaggGAATGCATCTTAATTGTACTTCAGTTCATTTGTATTGCAAAATAACAGTACACTTGTTGGAAAGAATTAATGTTTTGTGTATCAATGGCTGCTGCTATCACTGATGCATAAACTCAAGAATTCAGTTTTGTTTGAAACCCTGTTTACAGGTGGCCTTAAATACCTTTGTTTTCAGATAACAGAATCTTGAGGAC
Above is a genomic segment from Patagioenas fasciata isolate bPatFas1 chromosome 7, bPatFas1.hap1, whole genome shotgun sequence containing:
- the RBM45 gene encoding RNA-binding protein 45 isoform X1, yielding MEESSGFRLSAECLDEPPNSRIFVVLGKDTGEALIRERFSPYGDIQNIWLLRDKRTNESRGIAFIKFARSSQACKAMEEMHGRSLAPDTKPIKVFIAQSRASGSHRDVEDEELTQIFVMIPKTYTEEDLREKFKMYGDIEYCSIIKNKTTGESKGLGYVRYLKPSQAARAIEECDRSFRAILAEPKNKSSESFEHDYYCNNMRQDIRGNTLPFCGQPEFCSFEKNESRIQESVSKRLSVLSRLPFIQEQLFALFDLVPGLEYCDVQRDPHTNSGYAVIQYSTVASAIYAKYKLHGFEYPPGNRLTVTFLEDGNDSSDLIRKMATQLVTAQVSSVLRNSNAVVQQYRTPPQVFGGASGSQLLQPQTDAILPPIKKKVPPDTSVKERLFVLFHPHPLPVNVLEDVFCRFGNLIKVYLVAGKNVAYAKFADRASASDAITALHGKIVNGVRLKVRLADSLTEESNKRQRTY
- the RBM45 gene encoding RNA-binding protein 45 isoform X2 gives rise to the protein MEESSGFRLSAECLDEPPNSRIFVVLGKDTGEALIRERFSPYGDIQNIWLLRDKRTNESRGIAFIKFARSSQACKAMEEMHGRSLAPDTKPIKVFIAQSRASGSHRDVEDEELTQIFVMIPKTYTEEDLREKFKMYGDIEYCSIIKNKTTGESKGLGYVRYLKPSQAARAIEECDRSFRAILAEPKNKSSESFEHDYYCNNMRQDIRGNTLPFCGQPEFCSFEKNESRIQESVSKRLSVLSRLPFIQEQLFALFDLVPGLEYCDVQRDPHTNSGYAVIQYSTVASAIYAKYKLHGFEYPPGNRLTVTFLEDGNDSSDLIRKMATQLVTAQVSSVLRNSNAVVQQYRTPPVFGGASGSQLLQPQTDAILPPIKKKVPPDTSVKERLFVLFHPHPLPVNVLEDVFCRFGNLIKVYLVAGKNVAYAKFADRASASDAITALHGKIVNGVRLKVRLADSLTEESNKRQRTY